A section of the Leptospira noumeaensis genome encodes:
- the rpmA gene encoding 50S ribosomal protein L27: protein MATKKGGGSTKNGRDSVSKRLGVKVYGGQLAIAGNIIVRQRGTEYKPGKNVGIGRDHTLYALVDGVVTFEHVTKERQQISVYPKV from the coding sequence ATGGCTACAAAGAAAGGTGGTGGATCCACAAAGAACGGTCGTGATTCGGTATCGAAAAGACTTGGTGTAAAAGTTTATGGTGGTCAACTAGCAATTGCTGGAAACATTATCGTTCGCCAAAGAGGAACTGAATACAAACCCGGAAAAAATGTAGGGATTGGTCGTGACCATACTCTTTACGCACTTGTGGACGGTGTTGTGACTTTCGAACATGTAACTAAAGAAAGACAACAAATCTCCGTTTACCCGAAAGTGTAA
- the typA gene encoding translational GTPase TypA translates to MEIRNIAIIAHVDHGKTTLTDCILRHTGAVTAKEDRERIMDSNTLEQEKGITILAKNTSVKYKGTRINIVDTPGHADFGGEVERVLSMTDCTLLLVDAFDGPMPQTRFVLGKSLQLGHKPIVVVNKVDREGARPGYSVDKVFDLFSDLGATEEQLDFPIIYASAKQGWAVNQLSEVPGVNIEPLLDKVLEHVAAVKNESDKALQFQVTALDYNEYVGRIAIGKIYQGTMRKGADVTLAKTNGTTANYKITKLYGYEGLTRYEIDEAGSGDIVAMAGIPDVFIGDTVCDLGNPLPLPAIQVEEPTVSMFFMVNNSPFAGKEGKFVTTRNLRERLDRELETNVALRLEETEDKDRFKILGRGELHLSILIENMRREGYELQVSRPEVIIKQNELGEKIEPYETLVMDLPDQYSGACIQELNRRKGELTGMDAHTSGITRVEYTIPTRGLIGFRGHFISETRGEGVMSSRFLRFDKYKGEIPGRKNGALISMDSGESTAYALWKVQERGDLFIEPQVAVYPGMILGMNSRDSDLEVNPVREKKLTNVRASGSDEAIRLVPPKKLTLEQSIEFLDDDELLEVTPQSLRLRKKVLDASMRKRSGGGR, encoded by the coding sequence ATGGAAATTCGCAACATCGCCATCATCGCACACGTCGACCACGGTAAGACGACACTAACAGATTGTATCCTTCGCCATACGGGCGCCGTAACTGCAAAAGAAGACCGAGAAAGAATCATGGATTCCAACACTTTGGAACAGGAAAAAGGGATCACCATCCTTGCCAAGAACACTTCGGTAAAATACAAAGGCACCCGCATTAATATCGTAGACACTCCAGGTCACGCGGACTTCGGAGGGGAAGTGGAACGAGTTCTGTCCATGACAGACTGTACACTTTTACTAGTCGATGCTTTCGACGGTCCGATGCCACAAACTCGATTTGTGCTTGGAAAATCACTCCAACTTGGCCACAAACCAATTGTTGTTGTGAACAAAGTAGACCGTGAAGGTGCAAGACCAGGATATTCAGTGGACAAAGTATTTGATTTGTTTAGTGACCTTGGTGCCACTGAAGAACAGTTAGACTTTCCTATCATCTATGCATCAGCGAAACAAGGTTGGGCAGTAAACCAACTTTCCGAAGTACCGGGTGTAAACATTGAACCACTTCTGGATAAAGTTTTGGAACATGTGGCTGCCGTAAAAAACGAAAGTGACAAAGCCCTCCAATTCCAAGTCACTGCACTTGATTACAACGAATACGTTGGTCGTATTGCCATTGGTAAAATCTACCAAGGAACCATGAGAAAAGGTGCGGATGTAACACTCGCAAAAACAAATGGAACCACTGCTAATTATAAAATTACAAAACTTTATGGTTACGAAGGACTCACTCGTTACGAAATCGACGAAGCTGGATCCGGAGATATCGTGGCTATGGCTGGGATTCCAGATGTGTTCATCGGGGATACAGTTTGTGATTTAGGAAATCCACTCCCTCTTCCTGCCATCCAAGTAGAAGAGCCAACTGTTTCCATGTTCTTTATGGTCAACAACTCTCCGTTTGCTGGGAAAGAAGGTAAATTTGTTACGACACGTAACCTAAGAGAACGACTTGACCGAGAATTGGAAACCAACGTGGCACTTCGTTTGGAAGAAACAGAAGACAAAGATCGTTTTAAAATTTTAGGACGTGGGGAACTCCACTTATCCATCCTCATTGAAAACATGCGTAGAGAAGGATACGAACTCCAAGTTTCTCGCCCAGAAGTAATCATCAAACAAAACGAACTGGGTGAAAAAATCGAACCTTATGAAACCCTTGTGATGGATCTTCCTGACCAGTATTCTGGTGCTTGTATCCAAGAACTGAACCGCCGTAAAGGTGAGTTAACAGGAATGGACGCTCACACTTCTGGAATCACTCGTGTGGAATACACCATTCCGACAAGAGGCCTAATTGGATTTAGAGGTCATTTTATTTCTGAAACTCGTGGTGAAGGGGTTATGTCTAGCCGTTTCCTACGTTTTGATAAATACAAAGGTGAAATTCCTGGTCGTAAAAACGGAGCCCTTATTTCTATGGACTCAGGGGAATCAACAGCTTATGCTCTATGGAAAGTGCAAGAACGTGGGGATCTTTTCATTGAACCACAAGTAGCAGTTTATCCTGGTATGATCCTTGGAATGAATAGCAGGGATTCTGACTTAGAAGTGAACCCAGTGCGTGAGAAAAAACTCACAAACGTTCGTGCTTCTGGATCGGATGAAGCGATTCGTTTGGTTCCACCAAAGAAACTCACTTTGGAACAATCCATTGAATTTTTGGATGATGATGAACTTTTGGAAGTGACTCCACAAAGTTTGCGTCTTCGTAAAAAAGTTTTGGATGCGAGTATGAGAAAAAGATCTGGTGGCGGAAGATAA
- the rplU gene encoding 50S ribosomal protein L21, whose product MFAIIELGAKQFKVSPDQVFVAEKTGNSVGSTVETKVLLLSDNNKVNIGSPALSGAKVTLKVLEDCKGEKIHGFKYKKRKNYKKSWGHRQQLQKLQVVSING is encoded by the coding sequence ATGTTCGCCATCATTGAACTTGGAGCCAAACAATTTAAAGTGTCTCCTGACCAGGTATTCGTCGCAGAAAAAACAGGAAACTCGGTTGGAAGCACAGTAGAAACGAAAGTCCTACTCCTTTCCGATAACAACAAAGTGAACATTGGTTCCCCAGCATTGTCTGGTGCAAAAGTCACTTTGAAAGTATTAGAAGACTGTAAGGGTGAAAAAATCCACGGCTTTAAATACAAAAAAAGAAAAAACTACAAGAAGTCTTGGGGTCATAGACAACAACTTCAAAAACTCCAAGTAGTTTCCATCAACGGATAA
- the obgE gene encoding GTPase ObgE gives MSGFIDEVPIQIRAGHGGAGSVHFHKEKFVEFGGPDGGDGGKGGDVIFLAEGRMMTLENYLPDRMYAAQNGEPGLGQNRNGKNGEDLILKVPVGTQIIDSVTMELIYDFNHDGESFTIATGGRGGKGNTFFKTSVQQAPRYSQPGEEGGEFSLILELKLLADIGIVGLPNAGKSTLLAKITHAHPKIAGYAFTTLSPNLGVVHRHEDLFRYTVADIPGIIEGASRGVGLGISFLKHIERVQGILFLFDGGNLQLEEELEMLRSELGNYNQSLLNKKFLIVINKMDIWDNDPTFTEEIKKNYSKLGEIICISADKESNLDYLLERIDKVFFEDKAKLVYENT, from the coding sequence ATGAGCGGATTTATCGACGAAGTACCCATTCAAATTCGAGCCGGACACGGAGGGGCAGGTTCTGTCCATTTCCATAAAGAGAAATTTGTAGAATTTGGTGGACCGGATGGTGGTGACGGTGGCAAAGGTGGTGATGTCATCTTTCTTGCCGAAGGTAGGATGATGACTTTAGAAAACTACCTCCCTGACCGTATGTATGCAGCCCAAAACGGAGAACCAGGACTTGGTCAAAACCGAAATGGAAAAAACGGAGAAGATTTGATTCTCAAAGTTCCTGTAGGAACTCAAATCATTGATTCTGTGACAATGGAACTCATCTATGATTTCAACCACGACGGCGAAAGTTTTACCATAGCGACCGGCGGACGTGGTGGAAAAGGAAATACATTTTTTAAAACATCAGTCCAACAAGCACCTAGATACAGCCAACCCGGTGAAGAAGGTGGAGAGTTTTCTCTAATTTTAGAATTAAAGTTACTGGCAGACATTGGTATTGTTGGTTTACCGAATGCTGGTAAGTCGACCCTACTCGCAAAAATCACCCACGCCCATCCAAAAATTGCGGGATATGCTTTTACTACCCTATCACCTAATCTTGGTGTGGTGCATAGACATGAAGATTTGTTTCGTTATACAGTAGCGGACATTCCTGGAATCATTGAGGGTGCTTCTCGGGGTGTAGGCCTTGGGATTAGTTTTTTAAAACATATCGAACGAGTCCAAGGGATTCTTTTTCTTTTTGATGGTGGAAATTTACAACTCGAGGAAGAATTGGAAATGTTAAGAAGTGAACTTGGGAACTACAACCAGTCGCTTTTGAATAAAAAATTCTTAATTGTCATTAACAAAATGGATATTTGGGATAACGATCCTACTTTTACCGAAGAGATCAAAAAGAATTATTCGAAGTTAGGGGAAATCATTTGTATTTCTGCCGACAAGGAATCCAATTTAGATTACTTACTGGAACGAATCGACAAAGTATTTTTTGAAGACAAAGCAAAGTTAGTTTATGAAAACACGTAA
- a CDS encoding ribosomal-processing cysteine protease Prp: MIYSKIFKDLGGKIAGIQLEGHSPKDLGSKGENLLCAGVSTLVQSAHSYLASQNSLKTEEKRDGYLRFLVKPTQRDGYQSLLSMVEFGLKSLGHSHSQAISIQDEIIKG, translated from the coding sequence TTGATTTATAGTAAGATTTTTAAAGATTTAGGAGGGAAAATCGCAGGAATCCAACTGGAAGGACATTCTCCCAAGGACTTAGGTTCGAAAGGCGAAAATCTTTTGTGTGCAGGGGTCTCCACTCTGGTTCAGAGTGCTCACTCATATTTGGCATCACAAAACAGTTTGAAAACGGAAGAAAAACGAGACGGATACTTGAGGTTTTTAGTAAAACCGACCCAAAGAGATGGCTACCAAAGCCTACTTTCCATGGTCGAGTTTGGATTAAAATCTTTAGGACACTCTCATTCCCAAGCGATTTCCATCCAAGACGAAATAATAAAGGGGTAA
- the proB gene encoding glutamate 5-kinase: MKTRKDFLDSIKKAKLIVIKIGSARVSGEESKINDFLYDLVGDIRTLRDQGKEVILVSSGAIAQGKKLLVDQSGPISLPNGKTTLAEKQAFAAMGQNKLLNLYESFFSRVNVPIAQILFGRKDLNEEKSFTNLKQTFRQLLDWGILPIVNENDSVSTEEINLGDNDILSAIVASIVGADLLLILTGVDGFLKDQSKIDLFTEITKETEKLATGPSGPGTGGMFTKINAAKLLLPYGIKTGIVNGEKKHAIAKFFEVENFGTLVADSSLSHRVPNASEIQTHFFSFQAE, encoded by the coding sequence ATGAAAACACGTAAGGATTTTTTAGACTCCATAAAGAAGGCCAAACTCATTGTGATCAAAATCGGAAGTGCTCGTGTTTCCGGTGAAGAATCTAAAATTAATGATTTTTTATATGATTTAGTCGGTGACATTCGTACACTCCGTGACCAAGGAAAGGAAGTAATCCTTGTTTCTTCTGGTGCTATTGCCCAAGGAAAAAAACTTCTGGTGGACCAAAGTGGGCCTATCTCTCTGCCTAACGGAAAAACCACATTGGCCGAAAAACAAGCGTTTGCTGCCATGGGCCAAAATAAACTCCTGAATCTTTACGAAAGTTTTTTTAGTCGAGTCAATGTCCCAATTGCCCAAATTTTATTTGGAAGAAAAGATTTAAATGAGGAAAAGAGTTTTACCAATTTAAAACAAACCTTTCGTCAACTTCTGGATTGGGGAATTTTGCCCATAGTAAATGAAAACGATTCTGTCTCTACAGAAGAAATCAATTTGGGTGATAACGACATTCTGTCTGCGATTGTTGCCTCCATTGTAGGAGCTGACCTACTCCTCATTCTCACTGGTGTGGATGGATTTTTAAAAGACCAATCTAAAATTGATTTATTCACAGAAATCACCAAAGAAACAGAAAAATTGGCAACAGGACCATCAGGACCTGGAACTGGTGGGATGTTTACTAAAATCAATGCCGCAAAACTTTTGTTACCATATGGAATCAAAACTGGGATTGTGAACGGTGAAAAAAAACATGCAATCGCTAAGTTTTTTGAAGTTGAAAACTTTGGAACTTTGGTTGCTGATTCTTCTTTGTCACACCGAGTACCCAATGCATCCGAAATCCAAACTCATTTTTTTTCCTTTCAAGCGGAGTGA
- a CDS encoding ammonium transporter yields MKQFGILFSLSILLIASSLGAEESEGNKESLETLAKEMAGIKVSLAETKLALETTKQESNWVWTCIAAFLVFFMQAGFAYVEAGFTRAKNAVNILMKNFSDLTVGAIAYWVVGFSIMFGPQVLTGFGVGVPAFAESLINAEDGSMDPAKYTFFIFQIVFAATAATIVSGAMAERTKFSAYLVFSIIITAFIYPIFGSFAWGSLLGVSTGFLESLGLGGGEGVGFHDFAGSTVVHSVGAWAGLAGAIVVGPRMGKFQTDGRVYPILGHNMSMAALGVFILWFGWFGFNPGSTTSIEGGSFARIAVVTHMSACAGAISAMILTWLLFKKPEIGLTLNGGLAGLVAITAPCDVVSITGAVVIGSVAGVLVIVSVLFLDKIKIDDPVGAVSVHGVCGAWGTLSVGLFSLETGLFAGAGFAQFAAQAIGVVTAFLWAFPTSFLMFYVIKKTMGLRVSEEEELLGLDILEHGNEAYPVSK; encoded by the coding sequence ATGAAACAGTTTGGAATATTATTTAGTTTAAGTATCCTTCTGATTGCTTCCAGCTTAGGAGCGGAAGAATCGGAAGGTAACAAAGAGAGTCTAGAAACATTGGCAAAAGAAATGGCAGGTATCAAAGTTTCATTAGCAGAGACTAAACTTGCTTTAGAAACCACCAAACAGGAGTCAAACTGGGTTTGGACCTGTATCGCAGCCTTTCTTGTATTTTTTATGCAAGCGGGGTTCGCTTACGTGGAGGCGGGATTCACTAGGGCTAAAAATGCAGTGAACATCCTTATGAAAAACTTTTCTGACTTAACCGTCGGTGCCATTGCCTATTGGGTGGTTGGTTTTTCGATAATGTTTGGGCCACAAGTCCTAACAGGATTTGGAGTTGGAGTTCCTGCTTTTGCTGAAAGTCTGATCAATGCAGAGGATGGAAGTATGGATCCAGCTAAGTATACTTTCTTCATCTTCCAAATCGTTTTTGCAGCAACGGCAGCAACGATTGTATCAGGGGCTATGGCCGAGAGGACAAAGTTCTCTGCCTATTTGGTATTTTCCATTATCATCACCGCCTTCATTTACCCTATCTTTGGATCTTTCGCTTGGGGTAGTTTACTCGGGGTCTCTACGGGATTTTTAGAATCCCTTGGACTTGGCGGCGGTGAAGGTGTTGGGTTTCATGATTTCGCCGGATCGACTGTGGTTCATAGTGTGGGTGCTTGGGCAGGTCTTGCTGGTGCCATAGTGGTTGGACCGCGTATGGGAAAATTCCAAACCGACGGACGGGTCTATCCGATTTTGGGACACAATATGTCGATGGCAGCTCTTGGTGTCTTTATCCTTTGGTTTGGTTGGTTTGGGTTTAACCCTGGTTCGACGACTTCTATCGAAGGTGGAAGTTTTGCAAGGATTGCCGTTGTCACTCACATGTCTGCTTGTGCGGGTGCCATTTCTGCGATGATCCTCACATGGCTTTTGTTCAAAAAACCAGAAATTGGCCTCACTCTCAACGGGGGACTTGCCGGTCTTGTTGCCATCACTGCGCCCTGTGATGTCGTAAGCATTACTGGTGCTGTGGTGATCGGATCGGTAGCGGGTGTTCTTGTGATTGTATCAGTCCTTTTTCTGGACAAAATCAAAATTGATGATCCTGTGGGTGCGGTTTCCGTTCATGGTGTCTGTGGCGCTTGGGGGACACTCTCTGTGGGGCTTTTCAGTTTAGAAACAGGGCTTTTTGCGGGAGCAGGTTTTGCTCAGTTTGCTGCCCAAGCCATCGGTGTGGTGACTGCTTTCTTATGGGCCTTTCCGACGAGTTTCCTTATGTTTTATGTAATCAAAAAAACTATGGGACTTCGAGTTTCGGAGGAAGAGGAATTACTCGGACTGGATATTTTGGAACACGGAAACGAGGCTTACCCCGTTTCTAAATAG
- a CDS encoding GAF domain-containing SpoIIE family protein phosphatase, translating to MVDFKVSKRMLVNFRGQNKVVGGLTDKDKIAILLYISKEFANLDREDQLFSKVILICQEIFESDNTTLRLWDGEFLVPVKFVKETEPPRRNLVSGEGYSGSVFATREPVLVNDLTRSAHFFDEGETTKSVMCVPIMQKEEILGTLAVESERENFYITDDLEILEALTSQLALALYGVRLIEGLVTARAREAAILNQLEWDLKMGRNVQSQILPQDLSAWNGIYFASHYEPMAEVSGDLVDIVRQGHSLTAINIDVSGHGIPAALVTMAIHHQFRRSVMAGLGLTEIMEELGEKLREQLPESTYFTAFMVRIFSDYTFGYVNAGHQRMLHYKAADDTFIQYDTKGVPLGILPVRKIDYEEKQGKLEPGDFLLLISDGFSEQRNHMKDEVGVDRILTWLQDEREKLVMEGRGKVDLKKLSAAFVNRFRAYQGDVPNGDDLSFLFLYCGDSIPEASHYIQMAKQSNSKMKMEEAYAQALKAFSIDSSLKEILVFLGKMYYRDGKYNEAIRYLEEYLRTSGDNTAASHFMMGRAYYKAGMISEAKRALKMALSSDHSFAKASILLAQCYLKENAKPKAIKVLQQGVKNTPQSMELKTSLLRLESHSQKVS from the coding sequence ATGGTTGATTTCAAAGTTTCCAAACGAATGCTCGTCAACTTCCGCGGACAAAACAAAGTCGTGGGAGGATTAACAGATAAAGATAAAATCGCGATCCTTCTCTACATTTCCAAAGAATTTGCTAATTTAGATAGAGAAGACCAACTCTTTTCGAAAGTCATCCTGATCTGTCAGGAAATTTTTGAGTCGGACAACACAACACTCCGACTTTGGGACGGAGAGTTTCTCGTCCCCGTTAAGTTTGTCAAAGAAACAGAACCTCCTCGTCGTAATTTAGTTTCAGGAGAAGGTTATTCTGGTTCCGTCTTTGCCACAAGAGAACCGGTTCTAGTCAATGACCTCACTCGTTCTGCTCACTTCTTTGATGAAGGAGAAACCACTAAATCGGTTATGTGTGTTCCCATCATGCAAAAAGAAGAAATTCTTGGGACACTGGCTGTAGAAAGTGAAAGGGAAAATTTTTATATCACTGATGACTTGGAAATTCTCGAAGCATTAACATCACAGTTAGCACTGGCTCTCTATGGAGTTCGACTGATTGAAGGTCTTGTGACAGCAAGAGCCAGAGAAGCTGCCATCCTAAATCAGTTAGAATGGGATTTGAAGATGGGACGAAATGTCCAAAGCCAAATTCTCCCTCAAGATTTAAGCGCTTGGAACGGAATTTATTTTGCAAGCCACTATGAACCGATGGCAGAAGTCAGCGGAGACTTGGTTGACATAGTGAGACAAGGCCATTCCCTCACGGCAATTAACATCGATGTGTCGGGACATGGAATTCCAGCGGCCCTTGTCACCATGGCCATCCACCACCAGTTTCGTAGATCGGTAATGGCGGGACTTGGACTCACGGAAATTATGGAAGAACTTGGTGAAAAACTAAGGGAACAACTTCCGGAGTCTACTTACTTCACTGCCTTTATGGTTCGTATTTTTAGCGATTACACTTTTGGTTATGTAAATGCAGGCCACCAACGTATGTTACATTACAAAGCTGCTGATGATACTTTCATTCAGTATGATACGAAAGGTGTTCCACTGGGAATTCTTCCTGTAAGAAAAATTGATTACGAAGAAAAACAAGGCAAACTAGAACCTGGTGATTTTTTACTCTTAATTTCAGATGGGTTTAGTGAACAAAGAAATCATATGAAAGATGAAGTGGGAGTGGATCGAATTCTCACATGGTTACAAGACGAAAGAGAAAAACTTGTTATGGAAGGTCGTGGAAAAGTTGATTTAAAAAAATTGTCAGCTGCCTTTGTGAATCGGTTTCGTGCTTACCAAGGTGACGTTCCCAATGGAGATGATTTGAGCTTTTTATTCCTCTATTGTGGGGATTCTATTCCAGAAGCTTCGCATTACATTCAAATGGCGAAACAATCCAATTCTAAAATGAAAATGGAAGAGGCTTATGCACAAGCATTGAAAGCCTTTAGCATTGATTCATCTTTAAAGGAAATTTTGGTATTTTTGGGGAAAATGTATTACCGAGACGGAAAATACAACGAAGCCATTCGGTATTTAGAAGAGTATCTACGAACATCCGGGGACAATACAGCGGCATCTCATTTTATGATGGGACGAGCTTATTATAAAGCCGGAATGATTTCAGAAGCAAAACGAGCGTTAAAGATGGCACTTTCTAGTGACCATAGTTTTGCTAAGGCAAGTATCTTACTTGCGCAATGTTATTTGAAAGAAAATGCGAAACCAAAAGCGATCAAAGTATTGCAACAAGGCGTAAAGAACACACCTCAAAGTATGGAATTAAAAACTTCACTTTTAAGGTTAGAATCACATTCGCAGAAAGTCAGTTAA
- a CDS encoding AsmA family protein: MKKIGYGIGAFFAAILLIVIIALVFAGSFITPSFLVKQIESAINVRAHVESVNISLFNVLSGIEIEGIILAPRDEVANKGIPLDQRKSKPKGLIQLGKAEVKISFLALLTKTLKVNKIVLKKPEISLTMNEDGGNNLTSLFKTPKIVDGEKNPALSQEALAEKKAAEEEEAKEKASAPPSGPFSIKDIPIAIKMGLVGIQEGTIQVFMRKTGQQIQIQKLDLELKDIDIDGSDLNSHNNVNVNFDADVTIIGRNKKEAAKFILETEGKVTPFVVKTGLVNPKVIYEVTMKEDSFVSGFAAFDAIAGELPALNQAGLKLDKLKEKAELKKDVSFQVEYSNGKVTFLDEPTFPTKNYDLQITKGSYIITTTNYHEMKMGMLYDEDESKKSLASVDEKIKQATKGQGDPKALRNKIVGNLVKDERLFIPFRTYGDIRNPSVELGVGLGTLTDLIGGAVKEVIKGKAGDALKKIPGAGDALKGLGF, translated from the coding sequence ATGAAAAAAATAGGGTATGGAATTGGGGCTTTTTTTGCTGCCATTCTTCTCATCGTAATCATCGCGTTAGTTTTTGCTGGGAGTTTCATCACCCCTAGTTTTCTTGTCAAACAAATCGAATCAGCAATCAATGTGCGAGCTCATGTCGAATCAGTCAATATCAGTTTGTTCAATGTTCTTTCTGGAATCGAGATCGAAGGTATCATTCTTGCTCCCCGCGATGAAGTGGCAAACAAAGGCATTCCGCTCGACCAAAGAAAATCCAAACCAAAAGGCCTCATCCAACTTGGAAAAGCGGAAGTTAAAATTTCTTTTTTAGCCCTTCTGACCAAAACCTTAAAGGTAAACAAAATTGTTCTAAAAAAACCAGAAATCTCTCTGACTATGAATGAGGATGGAGGAAATAATCTAACTTCCCTTTTCAAAACACCTAAAATTGTAGATGGAGAAAAGAACCCAGCACTTTCCCAAGAAGCGTTAGCGGAAAAAAAAGCAGCAGAGGAAGAAGAAGCAAAAGAAAAAGCGAGTGCCCCGCCATCTGGCCCATTTTCGATCAAAGACATTCCAATCGCCATAAAGATGGGACTTGTTGGGATCCAAGAAGGAACGATCCAAGTGTTTATGCGTAAAACAGGCCAACAAATTCAAATTCAAAAATTGGACTTAGAATTAAAAGACATTGACATTGACGGAAGTGATCTTAATTCGCATAACAATGTAAATGTGAATTTTGATGCCGATGTCACTATCATTGGCAGAAATAAAAAAGAAGCTGCTAAGTTTATATTAGAAACCGAAGGAAAAGTAACTCCCTTTGTTGTCAAAACTGGACTAGTGAATCCTAAAGTCATTTATGAAGTTACCATGAAAGAAGATTCCTTCGTTTCTGGATTTGCTGCTTTTGATGCCATCGCAGGGGAATTACCAGCTCTGAACCAAGCGGGATTAAAACTAGATAAACTAAAAGAAAAAGCGGAACTAAAAAAAGACGTATCCTTCCAAGTAGAATATAGCAATGGAAAAGTCACATTTCTCGATGAACCTACTTTCCCAACCAAAAACTATGACTTACAAATCACCAAAGGATCCTACATCATCACCACTACGAACTACCATGAAATGAAAATGGGAATGTTATATGATGAAGATGAATCCAAAAAGTCACTCGCTTCTGTGGATGAAAAAATCAAACAAGCCACCAAAGGCCAAGGAGATCCCAAAGCACTCCGCAATAAAATTGTTGGGAACTTAGTCAAAGACGAAAGGTTATTCATTCCCTTTCGAACTTATGGTGACATTCGGAATCCAAGTGTGGAACTGGGCGTTGGCCTCGGAACCTTAACCGATTTAATTGGTGGAGCTGTCAAAGAAGTGATCAAAGGAAAAGCAGGAGACGCGTTGAAAAAAATTCCAGGTGCTGGAGATGCTCTCAAAGGATTGGGATTTTAA